A section of the Candidatus Zixiibacteriota bacterium genome encodes:
- the trpE gene encoding anthranilate synthase component I: MVEHTKLKILSREMPADLETPVSAFLKLQTIGAKILLESVESATRLGRYSFIGMKPESRITVYDNRISLQNGTKSESLLYTEPDAPLSGLRSILNRFSVEEIDDRPPLLGGAVGFISYDFIRFFENIPNYSGDTLHLPPAMLYLIDTLLVFDHVRRNIKVLSLTTGDKDSAAAKKIDSVINTLRSPLIHPSGNGNITSSKKPASNFTQDDFCRAVTEVQKHIIAGDVYQQVISQRLEGETEADPFMIYRALRMLNPSPYMYFLDFDDIKLIGSSPEALVRLENDIATVRPIAGTRPRGNTPEEDDKMAVELFNDAKERAEHVMLVDLGRNDLGRCCRIGSVNVTEFMNIERYSHVMHMTSNVTGKLKEDMDQFDLFKAAFPAGTVTGAPKIKSMELIENIETTRRGPYAGAVGYFSLSGDMDWCINIRTILMKDKKYYLQAGAGIVADSIPEMEYLETKNKIAALQKAIENAEGGI; encoded by the coding sequence ATGGTTGAACACACGAAATTGAAAATTTTGTCGCGAGAAATGCCGGCCGATCTGGAAACGCCCGTCTCGGCGTTTCTAAAGCTCCAAACCATTGGAGCGAAAATTCTTTTGGAGAGCGTTGAGAGCGCAACCAGACTTGGCCGTTACTCCTTTATCGGGATGAAGCCGGAATCAAGAATTACCGTTTATGATAATCGTATTTCCCTTCAAAACGGAACCAAAAGCGAATCATTATTATATACCGAGCCTGATGCTCCCTTAAGTGGACTGCGTTCAATTCTCAATCGCTTTTCGGTAGAAGAGATTGACGACCGTCCTCCCTTGCTCGGGGGAGCGGTTGGGTTTATCAGCTATGATTTCATTCGCTTTTTTGAAAACATTCCCAATTACTCCGGCGACACCCTCCATCTGCCTCCGGCAATGCTGTACCTAATAGATACTCTCCTGGTTTTCGATCATGTCCGGAGAAACATAAAAGTCCTGAGTCTGACGACGGGGGATAAAGATTCTGCCGCCGCGAAAAAGATCGATAGCGTTATCAATACCCTGCGTTCTCCTTTGATTCATCCATCCGGCAATGGAAATATTACCTCGAGCAAAAAACCTGCCTCGAATTTTACGCAAGATGATTTTTGCCGGGCAGTCACCGAAGTGCAAAAACATATTATAGCCGGGGATGTTTATCAACAGGTTATTTCCCAGAGATTGGAAGGCGAAACTGAGGCCGATCCGTTTATGATTTACCGGGCGCTGCGAATGCTTAATCCCTCGCCCTATATGTACTTTTTGGATTTTGATGATATCAAACTGATCGGTTCTTCTCCCGAGGCTTTAGTCAGACTGGAAAATGATATCGCGACGGTACGTCCCATCGCCGGTACTCGCCCCCGTGGAAATACTCCCGAAGAGGATGATAAAATGGCGGTTGAATTATTTAATGATGCCAAGGAACGCGCCGAACATGTTATGCTGGTTGATCTGGGGCGTAATGATTTGGGACGTTGCTGTCGCATCGGTTCGGTCAATGTCACCGAATTTATGAATATCGAACGTTATTCGCATGTCATGCACATGACCTCCAATGTTACCGGGAAATTGAAGGAGGATATGGATCAATTTGATCTCTTCAAAGCCGCCTTCCCTGCCGGAACCGTGACCGGCGCGCCCAAAATCAAATCGATGGAATTAATCGAGAATATTGAAACCACCCGGCGCGGTCCATATGCCGGCGCGGTAGGATATTTTAGCCTCTCGGGCGATATGGATTGGTGCATTAATATCAGGACAATTCTGATGAAAGACAAAAAATATTACCTCCAGGCCGGCGCCGGAATCGTTGCCGATTCAATTCCGGAAATGGAGTATCTGGAGACCAAAAACAAAATCGCCGCCCTCCAAAAAGCGATTGAAAACGCGGAAGGAGGTATCTGA
- a CDS encoding aminodeoxychorismate/anthranilate synthase component II: MILIIDNYDSFTYNLVQYIGELGKECHVARNNEITLEQAINLNPTHLVISPGPGRPRDAGISLEMIKYFSDKIPILGVCLGHQCLAEAFGGNIDNAEILMHGKISNVYHTGDGLFLGVPSPFEATRYHSLIVREESLPDCLHVTAHTDDGEIMAVRLLDKPVVGVQFHPESILTTHGKNLISNFLSAR; the protein is encoded by the coding sequence ATGATTTTGATTATCGACAATTACGATTCATTCACCTACAACCTGGTGCAGTATATCGGGGAATTAGGCAAGGAATGTCATGTTGCCCGCAATAATGAAATCACCCTGGAGCAGGCAATCAATCTCAATCCGACCCACCTGGTTATATCCCCGGGACCGGGACGACCCCGGGATGCCGGAATTTCCCTTGAGATGATAAAGTACTTCTCGGATAAAATTCCCATCCTCGGAGTTTGCCTCGGGCATCAATGTCTCGCGGAGGCGTTCGGGGGAAATATTGATAACGCCGAAATTCTAATGCATGGTAAAATATCCAATGTTTATCACACCGGCGATGGACTGTTCCTGGGAGTTCCATCTCCTTTTGAGGCAACCCGGTATCATTCATTGATTGTCCGTGAGGAGTCTCTGCCCGACTGTTTACACGTCACTGCTCATACCGATGATGGTGAGATTATGGCCGTTCGTCTTTTAGATAAGCCTGTGGTGGGTGTACAATTTCATCCGGAATCGATTCTTACCACTCACGGTAAAAACCTGATATCAAATTTTCTCAGCGCGAGGTAA
- the trpD gene encoding anthranilate phosphoribosyltransferase — protein MIKEAIKKVIEDQDLSIDESRGVINQIMSGEASPPHTAAFLTALRCKGETVDEILGAAQVMRERARRIPHKQEMIFDNCGTGGDGAGTFNISTTASFVIAACGIPVGKHGNRSVSSQCGSADLLQELGANLDLSPEQSGQSIDEIGIGFLFAPALHPAMKAVVPIRKELGFRTVFNLLGPLTNPAFATHQLIGVFDGAYTDKIAQVARAIGIKSTMVVYSQCHIDELTTAGLNEVSVAQNGTCDHYQLNPQALGFASCDMKELAGGDARENAGITISILKGEKSPRRDTVLLNAAAALTIAEKSVNLKEGIKMAEECIDSRQALRKLNDFIEFSRSFGDA, from the coding sequence ATGATTAAGGAAGCGATCAAAAAAGTCATAGAAGATCAGGACTTATCTATCGACGAAAGCCGGGGAGTAATAAATCAAATCATGTCCGGAGAGGCTTCTCCGCCTCACACGGCCGCGTTTTTGACGGCCTTGCGATGCAAAGGAGAAACCGTTGACGAAATTTTAGGGGCGGCGCAGGTGATGCGGGAGAGAGCACGGCGCATTCCTCATAAGCAGGAAATGATTTTCGACAATTGCGGTACCGGCGGCGATGGAGCGGGGACGTTTAATATTTCCACGACGGCTTCTTTTGTCATCGCCGCTTGCGGAATTCCGGTCGGCAAACACGGCAACCGATCAGTCTCCAGTCAATGCGGAAGCGCCGACCTGTTGCAGGAATTGGGAGCCAATCTTGATTTAAGTCCCGAGCAATCCGGGCAAAGCATCGATGAGATTGGAATCGGTTTTCTTTTCGCTCCGGCGCTGCATCCGGCCATGAAAGCAGTCGTTCCCATAAGAAAAGAACTCGGATTCAGGACAGTTTTTAACCTATTGGGCCCCCTGACTAATCCCGCTTTCGCGACTCATCAATTAATTGGCGTTTTTGACGGAGCCTATACCGATAAAATCGCTCAGGTCGCTCGCGCGATCGGGATTAAGTCCACCATGGTCGTGTATAGCCAGTGTCACATTGATGAATTAACCACTGCCGGGCTCAATGAAGTCAGTGTGGCCCAAAACGGCACATGCGATCATTATCAGTTGAATCCTCAAGCCCTGGGATTTGCCTCGTGCGACATGAAGGAACTTGCCGGAGGTGACGCAAGGGAAAATGCCGGTATTACCATTTCAATATTAAAGGGCGAAAAAAGCCCCCGGCGGGACACTGTTTTGCTCAACGCGGCCGCAGCCCTGACTATCGCCGAAAAGTCAGTCAATTTAAAAGAGGGCATCAAAATGGCCGAGGAATGTATCGATTCCCGACAGGCCCTGAGGAAACTGAATGACTTTATAGAATTCAGCAGGAGCTTTGGCGATGCTTGA
- the trpC gene encoding indole-3-glycerol phosphate synthase TrpC: MLEQIIKHKKDWLDQLNSRSTIDDMAKSVRNMRPARGLRTNLTKDNKLALIAEIKRRSPSRGILNNTIEVDRFVRLYEEAGASAVSILTEDQFFSGSIDDLKMARENTSLPILRKDFIIEESQIWESRAIGADAVLLIAAILSDNQLYDLHALAREIGLETIIEIHSKEELDRAWRLKPEIIGINNRNLKTFQVSLNTVENLYPLIPCNAICISESGIKTRDDMLRVQECGVDAVLIGEGIVTSEDPFGKIRELLGESE; the protein is encoded by the coding sequence ATGCTTGAGCAAATTATCAAACATAAGAAAGACTGGCTGGATCAGCTTAACAGTCGTTCAACCATTGATGATATGGCCAAATCCGTGCGGAATATGCGCCCTGCCAGAGGCTTGCGGACAAATCTCACAAAAGACAACAAACTTGCGCTGATAGCTGAGATAAAAAGAAGGTCGCCGTCGCGAGGAATATTAAACAATACTATTGAGGTGGACCGGTTTGTCAGGCTTTACGAAGAAGCGGGAGCGTCGGCTGTATCAATTTTAACCGAAGATCAGTTTTTCTCAGGTTCCATCGATGATTTGAAAATGGCCAGAGAAAATACATCGCTGCCGATTCTGAGAAAAGATTTTATTATCGAGGAATCACAAATCTGGGAAAGTCGCGCGATAGGAGCCGATGCCGTGCTTCTCATCGCGGCCATTCTGAGCGATAATCAGCTTTATGATTTGCATGCCCTGGCCCGTGAAATCGGGCTGGAAACCATAATTGAAATTCACTCCAAAGAAGAACTCGACCGCGCCTGGCGCCTCAAACCGGAAATTATCGGGATTAACAATCGCAATCTCAAAACTTTTCAGGTCAGCCTTAATACCGTTGAAAACCTATATCCTTTAATCCCATGCAATGCCATTTGCATCAGCGAGAGCGGGATTAAAACCCGTGATGATATGCTCAGGGTCCAGGAATGTGGCGTTGATGCGGTTTTAATCGGCGAAGGCATAGTTACCAGTGAAGATCCATTTGGCAAAATCCGTGAACTCCTGGGAGAGTCGGAATGA
- a CDS encoding phosphoribosylanthranilate isomerase, protein MTRIKICGITNYDDAAFAVVSGADALGFIFAESPRRISQKAAKEITQALSPFVNKIGVFVDEPIGVIAETIIDCRLDAVQIHGDINFDDLKQLPIPFIKTFRICDERDLDIIQTSNLSYFHLDTYQPGKMGGTGKQFDWNIAKEASRYGRVILSGGLNPENISQALETVQPYAVDVCGGVEDKPGKKNHEKIKKFINEVRSWDNRTN, encoded by the coding sequence ATGACAAGAATAAAAATTTGCGGAATTACAAATTATGATGATGCCGCGTTTGCGGTTGTGTCCGGCGCCGATGCTCTTGGTTTTATATTTGCCGAAAGCCCCCGAAGGATAAGTCAGAAAGCAGCAAAGGAAATTACTCAAGCTCTTTCTCCCTTCGTCAATAAGATTGGAGTTTTCGTAGATGAGCCGATTGGAGTCATTGCTGAGACAATTATAGATTGCCGTCTTGATGCTGTGCAGATTCATGGAGATATAAATTTTGATGATCTAAAACAATTACCAATCCCCTTCATCAAAACATTCAGAATTTGCGATGAACGAGACCTTGATATAATTCAAACCAGCAATCTATCATATTTTCATCTCGATACCTACCAACCCGGGAAAATGGGCGGAACGGGAAAACAGTTTGATTGGAATATCGCTAAAGAAGCTTCGCGTTACGGCCGGGTAATTTTATCCGGAGGATTAAATCCCGAAAACATAAGCCAGGCATTGGAAACAGTTCAACCGTATGCTGTCGATGTTTGCGGTGGAGTCGAAGATAAACCGGGGAAAAAAAATCACGAAAAAATAAAGAAATTCATAAATGAGGTACGATCATGGGACAACCGAACAAATTAG
- the trpB gene encoding tryptophan synthase subunit beta, with protein sequence MGQPNKLGYFGRFGGRYVPETLMAALMQLEEEYHLARRDPEFKNELNNLLNNYAGRPTPLYFAERITRKWKGAKIYLKREDLTHTGAHKINNCLGQGLLAKRMGKKRIIAETGAGQHGVAVATVCCLFGMDCTVYMGRQDMERQAPNVDRIKLLGAKVIPVDSGSRTLKDATNEAIRDWVTNVSSTHYIIGSTVGPHPYPLMVRDFQSVIGKETKKQIKKIAGRLPDAIVACVGGGSNAIGMFHEFVKDKEVNLFGIESAGNGLSTHLHAATLKKGKPGILHGGFSYLLQDKDGQVMPTHSIAAGLDYPGVGPEHSQMKDSGRVSYEAVTDARALEAFKELSVTEGIIPALESSFALAYAKKLAPKLSKNDILIINLSGRGDKDLANQDVINLLRDRASSIKRNLRPFALEREFNEVSNGNFC encoded by the coding sequence ATGGGACAACCGAACAAATTAGGATATTTCGGTCGTTTTGGCGGACGATATGTTCCCGAGACATTGATGGCGGCGTTGATGCAATTGGAAGAAGAGTATCATCTTGCCCGACGCGATCCCGAATTTAAAAACGAACTCAATAATCTACTCAACAATTATGCCGGTCGGCCGACGCCGCTGTATTTCGCCGAAAGAATTACTCGCAAATGGAAAGGCGCGAAGATTTACCTCAAGAGAGAGGATTTGACGCATACCGGCGCCCATAAAATAAACAATTGTCTCGGTCAGGGTCTTCTCGCAAAAAGGATGGGAAAAAAGCGTATAATCGCCGAAACCGGCGCCGGGCAGCATGGCGTCGCGGTTGCCACCGTTTGTTGCCTGTTCGGAATGGATTGTACTGTTTATATGGGGCGCCAGGACATGGAACGCCAGGCTCCCAATGTTGATCGAATTAAACTCCTCGGGGCGAAAGTTATTCCGGTAGATTCCGGGAGCCGGACGCTGAAAGACGCCACCAATGAAGCCATCCGCGATTGGGTAACCAATGTCTCATCGACACATTATATAATAGGTTCAACCGTCGGTCCTCATCCCTATCCGTTAATGGTTCGTGATTTTCAATCGGTTATCGGGAAGGAAACGAAAAAGCAAATCAAGAAAATCGCGGGCCGTCTTCCCGACGCGATCGTCGCCTGCGTCGGCGGCGGCAGCAACGCCATCGGAATGTTTCATGAATTTGTAAAGGACAAAGAGGTCAATCTATTTGGTATCGAGTCGGCCGGAAACGGATTATCTACTCATCTTCACGCGGCAACATTAAAGAAGGGCAAACCCGGAATTCTCCATGGAGGTTTTAGTTATCTGTTGCAGGATAAAGATGGTCAGGTTATGCCGACTCATTCTATTGCCGCAGGGCTGGACTATCCCGGTGTCGGTCCGGAACATAGCCAGATGAAAGATTCGGGCCGCGTATCCTACGAGGCTGTTACCGACGCGCGGGCATTGGAAGCATTTAAGGAATTATCTGTTACCGAGGGTATTATCCCAGCTCTGGAATCATCTTTTGCTTTGGCCTACGCCAAAAAGCTCGCTCCCAAATTGAGCAAGAACGATATCCTGATTATCAATCTCTCCGGCCGGGGCGATAAAGACCTGGCCAATCAAGATGTTATAAATCTGCTTCGAGACAGGGCATCCTCAATAAAACGTAATTTGAGACCTTTTGCATTGGAAAGAGAATTTAATGAAGTCTCTAACGGAAACTTTTGCTAA
- the trpA gene encoding tryptophan synthase subunit alpha: MKSLTETFANCRRYSRKALMPFLTAGYPDERTFLKLLFEFQSSGADMVEIGIPFSDPLADGKTIQYSSHRALQQGINVVSIFRRLSQLNGSFRLPLIMMSYFNPIYHYGVDKFISRASSIGIKGLIIPDIIPEESGDLEYQCRQNNIDLIYLLAPTSNAKRTKLILRRSRGFVYLVTIAGVTGARDKLPADLVQWIKKIKKQSDIPVCSGFGISHKNQAATVSRVADGVIVGSAIIDIIRNSANPAQAVDETGKFIRQLRKGIDYVKG, encoded by the coding sequence ATGAAGTCTCTAACGGAAACTTTTGCTAATTGCCGGCGGTACAGCCGGAAGGCTCTGATGCCCTTTTTAACCGCCGGTTATCCGGACGAGAGAACATTTCTCAAGTTGTTATTTGAATTTCAATCGTCGGGAGCCGACATGGTCGAGATCGGCATACCATTTTCTGACCCGCTGGCCGACGGCAAAACAATTCAATATTCATCGCACCGGGCACTTCAGCAGGGAATTAATGTCGTCTCAATTTTCCGTCGTCTGTCTCAGTTGAACGGCAGCTTCAGATTGCCTTTAATAATGATGAGTTATTTCAACCCCATTTACCATTATGGTGTCGATAAATTTATATCTCGCGCTTCCTCTATCGGAATAAAAGGATTGATTATCCCTGATATAATTCCGGAAGAATCCGGAGACCTTGAGTATCAGTGCCGGCAAAATAATATCGATCTGATATATCTTCTGGCTCCTACGTCAAACGCGAAGCGTACCAAATTGATTCTCCGAAGAAGCCGGGGATTTGTTTATTTGGTGACGATCGCGGGAGTAACCGGAGCTCGAGATAAATTGCCTGCGGATCTTGTGCAATGGATCAAAAAAATAAAAAAACAGAGTGATATCCCGGTCTGCTCCGGATTTGGAATATCCCATAAGAATCAGGCCGCGACGGTCTCGCGGGTCGCCGATGGCGTCATTGTCGGAAGCGCCATTATTGATATAATCAGAAATTCGGCCAATCCGGCGCAAGCTGTCGATGAAACCGGAAAATTTATCAGGCAACTACGAAAAGGAATAGACTATGTCAAAGGTTAG
- the aroH gene encoding chorismate mutase, with protein MSKVRGIRGAISIPKNTEKDILEATTILLRKIIESNQIQTDDIASIFFTVTDDLNAEFPAYAVRNMNMRMVPLLCAREMHVDKGMPGLIRILMHVNTDKSQNQIKHQYLGKTKHLRPDLNEGESE; from the coding sequence ATGTCAAAGGTTAGAGGCATCCGCGGAGCGATAAGCATCCCGAAAAACACTGAAAAAGATATTCTTGAGGCAACGACAATATTACTGCGAAAAATAATTGAATCCAATCAAATCCAGACTGACGATATCGCCAGCATCTTTTTTACCGTTACCGATGATTTAAACGCGGAATTTCCGGCTTACGCTGTCCGCAACATGAATATGCGCATGGTCCCTTTATTATGCGCTCGCGAAATGCATGTGGATAAGGGTATGCCAGGCCTGATTAGAATTTTAATGCACGTCAATACGGATAAATCACAAAATCAGATAAAACATCAATATCTGGGCAAAACCAAACACCTCAGACCTGATCTGAATGAAGGAGAAAGTGAATGA
- the aroF gene encoding 3-deoxy-7-phosphoheptulonate synthase, producing the protein MIVVMKATATAKHTGAVLKKIQELGFKPHLSSGEKKTIIGMVGNGKKVDPEILLALPGVENVVPILKPFKLAAREFKKESTVVSMNGIKIGGRELVMMAGPCAVENRDQIMETAEVVAKAGAKILRGGAFKPRTSPYSFQGLGEEGLKIMREAADAHGLAMVTEVISPQYVDLVGKYTDILQIGARNMQNFALLEAVGKAARPVLLKRGLMSTIEEWLMSAEYILSNGNPHVILCERGIRTFETYTRNTLDISAVPIVKELSHLPVIIDPSHSTGKRSLVSPISKCGIAAGADGLIVEVHPHPEDALSDGPQSLHPEEFEALMDELKPMAQAMGRDI; encoded by the coding sequence ATGATTGTAGTAATGAAAGCAACGGCCACCGCGAAACACACCGGCGCGGTTTTGAAGAAAATTCAGGAACTGGGATTTAAGCCCCATTTATCTTCCGGTGAGAAGAAAACTATCATAGGCATGGTCGGCAACGGCAAAAAAGTCGACCCTGAAATTCTACTGGCGCTCCCCGGGGTTGAAAATGTCGTGCCCATCCTGAAACCGTTCAAGCTGGCTGCCCGCGAATTCAAAAAAGAATCAACGGTTGTATCCATGAACGGCATAAAGATTGGCGGTCGTGAGCTGGTCATGATGGCCGGACCCTGTGCCGTCGAAAATCGGGATCAGATAATGGAAACCGCTGAAGTCGTCGCCAAGGCAGGAGCGAAAATACTGCGTGGTGGAGCATTTAAACCGAGGACCTCGCCTTATAGTTTTCAGGGTCTGGGTGAAGAGGGATTAAAGATTATGCGCGAGGCCGCCGACGCACATGGCCTGGCAATGGTGACTGAAGTAATCTCGCCTCAGTACGTTGACCTGGTTGGAAAATACACTGACATACTTCAAATCGGCGCACGCAACATGCAGAATTTCGCGCTTCTTGAAGCGGTCGGTAAAGCCGCTCGACCGGTGTTGCTCAAACGAGGATTAATGTCAACTATTGAAGAATGGTTGATGTCGGCCGAATATATCCTGTCTAACGGAAATCCCCATGTCATCCTGTGCGAACGAGGAATCCGCACCTTTGAAACATATACGCGCAACACCCTGGATATATCCGCCGTCCCGATAGTCAAGGAACTGAGTCATCTGCCCGTAATTATCGATCCCAGTCATTCCACCGGAAAACGCTCATTGGTCTCGCCTATTTCCAAATGCGGTATCGCCGCCGGGGCCGATGGTTTAATTGTAGAAGTTCATCCCCATCCCGAAGATGCCTTATCCGATGGCCCCCAGAGTCTCCATCCTGAGGAATTTGAAGCATTGATGGACGAATTAAAACCAATGGCTCAAGCCATGGGCCGAGATATATGA
- a CDS encoding prephenate dehydrogenase, which translates to MIRLKHLKVLIIGLGQIGGSMGLDLINRKIVREVIGYDINSHTARMAKNISAVNSISLNLTHSVPTADLVILATPIRQTIKILPLILPAVKSNACIIDTAGIKSEILNTVNSCSPSVNYISCHPIAGTEGQGIQAAQPNLFADSFFAMTEKNKTSQEWIEAIKLLIKKLGAEPFGIKAETHDRNISLTSHLPYLMAISLTNLIGHQSLNAKNLKKMIGGSYKSATRVAQSSPELSLDMFMSNRESVITAIDRFSYELMKIKRLINSGDEKELKKIISAANKRATKFHT; encoded by the coding sequence ATGATACGATTGAAACATTTAAAAGTCTTAATCATTGGCCTTGGACAGATTGGCGGATCTATGGGCCTGGATTTGATCAATCGAAAAATCGTTCGCGAGGTAATTGGCTATGACATAAATTCCCACACCGCGAGAATGGCCAAAAATATCAGTGCTGTTAATAGTATATCCCTCAATTTGACTCACAGCGTTCCCACAGCCGATCTGGTCATTCTTGCCACCCCCATCAGACAAACGATCAAGATACTGCCCTTGATATTACCGGCCGTAAAATCAAACGCCTGCATAATTGATACGGCCGGGATAAAATCAGAAATCCTCAATACCGTAAATTCCTGCTCTCCGTCGGTAAACTATATCAGTTGCCATCCCATCGCAGGTACGGAAGGACAGGGCATCCAGGCGGCACAACCAAATTTATTCGCAGATTCTTTTTTTGCGATGACGGAAAAAAATAAGACCTCACAGGAGTGGATCGAAGCTATTAAATTATTGATTAAAAAATTGGGGGCCGAACCGTTTGGGATAAAGGCGGAGACGCATGATAGAAATATTTCTCTAACTAGCCATCTGCCTTATCTTATGGCCATTTCTCTAACCAATTTAATCGGACATCAAAGTCTCAATGCTAAAAATCTAAAAAAAATGATAGGGGGAAGTTATAAAAGCGCGACCCGCGTCGCCCAATCATCTCCCGAACTTTCTCTCGACATGTTTATGTCGAATCGGGAAAGCGTAATAACGGCGATTGACCGATTTTCATATGAGCTTATGAAAATCAAACGCCTCATAAATTCCGGAGATGAAAAAGAATTAAAAAAAATAATCAGCGCGGCCAATAAACGAGCCACAAAATTCCACACATAG
- a CDS encoding DUF6599 family protein, with product MFNRILLAGLGLVIIVSLIACGEKENLPGAISTTNLLPDKLTEIEITRAGESSLFVGDSLYEYINGGAEIYHQYDFVEVATATYTYKQIEIIADIYRFTESNGAYGLYSVLRPEEEEYLSLGVEGFGSESSRDFVKGEYMIRVIGYDASDDTKTAVNALAGYFAKTIPGTIEKPSMYSNLPTDMIVPGTDKYIIESFMGHTFLTRVYTQNYDLNGNILQIFISTNPEDKFAKWRGAIEASGTEFSVDDTINIPPDRSFVFEDGFYGNIVVGIMGDYLVGAIDYKPEQTEFINSWLTALNK from the coding sequence ATGTTTAACCGAATATTACTCGCGGGACTGGGATTGGTGATAATTGTGTCGCTAATCGCCTGCGGCGAAAAAGAAAACCTACCAGGAGCGATCTCAACAACTAATTTATTACCTGACAAATTAACTGAGATTGAAATTACTCGTGCGGGCGAATCCTCCCTTTTTGTTGGTGACTCTCTATATGAGTATATCAACGGCGGGGCGGAAATATATCATCAATACGATTTTGTCGAAGTCGCCACGGCGACCTATACCTATAAACAGATTGAAATCATTGCCGATATATATCGATTCACCGAGAGCAATGGAGCCTACGGATTATATTCGGTTTTGCGACCCGAGGAAGAAGAGTATTTATCGCTTGGAGTGGAAGGTTTCGGTTCGGAATCAAGCCGCGATTTCGTAAAGGGTGAATATATGATTAGAGTTATCGGATACGACGCATCCGATGATACCAAAACGGCAGTAAATGCTCTGGCTGGTTATTTTGCCAAAACCATCCCCGGCACAATTGAAAAACCGAGCATGTATTCGAATCTGCCTACAGATATGATTGTCCCCGGTACAGATAAATATATTATCGAATCTTTTATGGGGCATACTTTTCTTACCCGGGTTTATACTCAAAATTATGATTTGAACGGCAATATATTACAGATTTTTATTTCCACCAATCCGGAGGATAAATTCGCAAAATGGCGAGGTGCCATCGAGGCATCAGGAACTGAATTTTCCGTTGATGATACTATTAATATCCCCCCGGATCGGTCTTTTGTTTTTGAAGACGGATTTTACGGAAATATTGTCGTGGGAATCATGGGAGATTATCTGGTTGGCGCCATTGATTACAAACCGGAACAAACTGAATTTATAAATTCCTGGCTTACTGCCTTAAATAAATAA